Proteins from a single region of Abyssalbus ytuae:
- a CDS encoding beta-N-acetylhexosaminidase, translated as MKSTAFLVLSFFLLLNLSACKKEKAVIKIPPQPIDISLTSIIPVPVSLEASNSSLAITPGTTIFVDSTSKELYAIGKLLKSYLSDSIHVEAFSGSKQYGNIYLTLADSIEHKEGYILNINEDYVELTANQPEGVFRGVQTIRQLLPVKINDSVQHIGTGRITDYPNYEYRGAMLDVARHFFSVEDVKTFIDWLAYYKMNILHLHLTDDQGWRIEIKSWPNLTAHGGQTAVGGGKGGFFTQEDYKEIIKYAEERYITIVPEVDMPGHTNAALSSYAELNCDGKAPEMYTKMKVGFSTLCTDKDITYKFLDDVIGEIASITPGPYFHIGGDESHATKLKDYIFFINKAQDIVHKHGKRVIGWDEITHATLKENTVVQYWNKAENTVKGVEQGAKVIMSPAPKAYLDMKYNKETELGLGWAGYIEVDTAYIWNPAKLEPEIKRDNILGLEAPLWSETVTNIEEVGYMVFPRLAGYAEIGWSQDSLRNWDEYKLRLAKHADRLKALKINYYKSEKIPWED; from the coding sequence ATGAAATCAACCGCCTTTTTAGTTTTGTCTTTTTTTCTGTTATTAAATCTTTCAGCATGTAAAAAAGAAAAAGCAGTAATTAAAATTCCGCCCCAACCTATAGATATTTCACTCACAAGTATTATTCCGGTACCTGTTTCACTGGAAGCGTCAAACAGCTCATTAGCAATTACGCCGGGAACCACAATTTTTGTGGATAGCACTTCTAAAGAATTATATGCCATAGGTAAATTGCTGAAAAGTTATTTAAGTGACAGCATTCATGTTGAGGCTTTTTCGGGAAGTAAACAATACGGGAATATTTATTTGACACTTGCCGATTCCATAGAACATAAGGAAGGATATATACTTAATATTAACGAAGACTACGTAGAGCTTACGGCAAACCAACCTGAAGGGGTTTTCAGGGGTGTGCAAACGATAAGGCAATTATTACCTGTTAAAATCAACGATTCGGTTCAGCACATAGGGACCGGTAGAATAACTGACTACCCCAATTATGAATACAGGGGGGCAATGCTGGATGTTGCCAGGCATTTTTTTAGTGTGGAAGATGTTAAAACATTCATAGACTGGCTGGCATATTATAAAATGAATATTTTACATCTTCACCTTACCGATGACCAGGGATGGAGGATAGAAATAAAATCATGGCCAAATTTAACTGCTCATGGGGGTCAAACTGCGGTTGGCGGAGGAAAAGGTGGTTTTTTTACGCAAGAAGATTATAAGGAAATAATAAAATATGCTGAAGAAAGGTATATTACTATTGTTCCGGAAGTTGATATGCCGGGGCACACAAATGCAGCACTCTCATCATATGCTGAACTGAATTGTGACGGTAAAGCTCCTGAAATGTATACAAAAATGAAAGTAGGGTTTAGTACTCTCTGTACAGATAAGGATATAACTTATAAATTTTTAGATGATGTAATTGGAGAAATTGCTTCAATAACACCCGGGCCATACTTTCATATTGGTGGGGATGAATCTCATGCTACAAAACTGAAAGATTACATATTTTTTATTAATAAGGCACAGGATATAGTTCATAAACATGGTAAACGGGTAATAGGCTGGGATGAAATTACCCATGCCACTTTAAAAGAAAATACCGTCGTGCAATACTGGAATAAGGCTGAGAATACGGTAAAAGGGGTTGAACAGGGGGCAAAAGTAATTATGTCTCCGGCACCTAAGGCGTACCTTGATATGAAATATAATAAAGAAACCGAATTAGGTTTGGGATGGGCCGGTTATATTGAAGTTGATACGGCTTATATATGGAATCCTGCTAAACTGGAACCAGAGATAAAAAGAGACAATATTTTAGGTCTTGAAGCACCTTTGTGGTCTGAAACTGTAACCAATATTGAAGAGGTGGGCTATATGGTTTTTCCGAGACTTGCAGGTTATGCAGAAATAGGTTGGAGCCAGGACTCTTTAAGAAACTGGGATGAATATAAGTTAAGACTGGCAAAACATGCAGATAGACTGAAAGCTCTGAAAATAAATTACTACAAATCGGAGAAAATTCCATGGGAAGATTAA
- a CDS encoding AIR synthase-related protein, whose protein sequence is MSAFKDNSGKISASTFKETLFPKCGYKRKEVLTGPEFGVDTAVIDIGNNMAMAVSSDPLSLIPSLGLQESAWLSVHLLANDMATTGFAPMYAQFVLNLPASLSLPDFEEYWAYIHQYCKDIGVAITGGHTCQIEGQNSTVSGGGTMFLTAPKGQIITSNGAQPGDLIVVTKETALVSSSILAMSFPETVKKELGKESLETAIENFYHTSSLHDALCAAHVLQPNSELKAMHDVTEGGIIGAICEVARASDCGFKIYDELIPIGEVQKQITRFFKIDHRYSVGAGSMIMIIKKGSEDKLVNHLADKNVKATLVGKMTTKNKGYRIIEEDEEKVIDFNGTDPYWEAFFSAYKKGLK, encoded by the coding sequence ATGAGTGCTTTTAAAGATAATTCCGGAAAAATATCGGCTTCTACCTTCAAAGAAACTCTTTTTCCAAAATGCGGCTATAAAAGAAAAGAAGTATTAACCGGACCTGAATTTGGGGTAGATACTGCAGTGATTGATATTGGAAATAATATGGCAATGGCAGTTTCAAGTGACCCTTTGTCGTTAATACCTTCGTTGGGTTTACAGGAGTCTGCATGGTTATCAGTTCATTTATTGGCTAATGACATGGCTACAACAGGTTTTGCGCCTATGTATGCTCAATTTGTGCTTAATCTTCCTGCAAGCCTGTCACTTCCTGATTTTGAAGAGTATTGGGCGTATATACATCAATATTGTAAAGATATTGGTGTGGCAATCACAGGGGGGCATACCTGTCAGATAGAAGGACAGAATTCAACTGTTTCTGGTGGCGGAACCATGTTTCTGACAGCACCAAAGGGTCAAATAATTACCAGTAACGGGGCACAACCCGGAGATTTAATTGTTGTAACCAAAGAAACTGCCTTGGTATCCTCTTCAATTTTGGCAATGAGTTTTCCTGAAACAGTTAAGAAAGAATTAGGAAAAGAAAGTTTGGAAACAGCAATTGAAAACTTTTATCATACCTCTTCTTTGCATGATGCTTTGTGTGCCGCCCATGTTTTGCAACCTAACAGTGAGCTTAAAGCAATGCACGATGTTACTGAAGGTGGGATTATAGGAGCTATTTGTGAAGTGGCACGGGCTTCTGATTGTGGCTTTAAAATTTATGATGAGTTGATTCCCATTGGGGAAGTTCAAAAACAAATAACCCGTTTCTTTAAAATAGATCACCGCTATAGCGTGGGAGCCGGATCAATGATAATGATAATTAAAAAGGGGAGCGAAGATAAATTAGTTAATCACCTGGCAGATAAAAATGTAAAAGCCACTTTAGTAGGTAAAATGACTACAAAAAATAAAGGATACAGGATCATTGAAGAAGATGAAGAAAAAGTGATCGATTTTAATGGTACCGATCCTTATTGGGAAGCTTTTTTTAGTGCTTATAAAAAAGGATTAAAATGA
- a CDS encoding class I SAM-dependent methyltransferase codes for MSNLQKQKFDLVTQNLKKWQGRDEWFFNREHTDTYELWYEGRYKRAEVWQKKVLASLIKKDSRVKTLLEFGCGTTRFTRWWKEIGIEACGGDISPFMLGQGVHLFDGDLVLADSHHMPFKDGSFDALAFITTFEYYKDPVKVIQEAVRVGKYGVIFGMMNRNSPKLVRRRVQQAFGKNPFYVTATFYSPKTLIAVIDKALKGRDYTIKWTTTGLPKWFPVQQWDMAYGDFFGLHVRLNDVE; via the coding sequence ATGAGCAATTTACAAAAGCAAAAATTTGACCTTGTCACCCAAAATTTGAAAAAGTGGCAGGGTAGGGACGAATGGTTTTTTAACCGTGAACATACCGATACTTATGAACTATGGTACGAAGGAAGATACAAGAGGGCAGAAGTGTGGCAAAAAAAAGTACTGGCATCTTTAATTAAAAAAGATTCACGTGTAAAAACTTTACTGGAATTCGGATGTGGTACTACACGTTTTACCCGCTGGTGGAAAGAAATAGGCATAGAAGCCTGCGGTGGCGATATTTCACCTTTTATGCTGGGGCAGGGAGTTCATTTGTTTGACGGAGACCTTGTTTTAGCCGATTCTCATCATATGCCGTTTAAAGATGGCTCTTTTGATGCTCTTGCTTTCATTACAACTTTTGAATACTATAAAGATCCTGTTAAAGTGATACAGGAAGCAGTGCGAGTGGGCAAATACGGGGTTATTTTTGGTATGATGAACCGAAATTCGCCTAAACTGGTTCGAAGAAGGGTACAGCAGGCTTTTGGCAAAAACCCGTTTTATGTAACTGCCACTTTTTATTCCCCAAAAACTTTAATAGCTGTTATAGATAAAGCCTTAAAAGGCAGGGATTATACAATTAAATGGACAACCACCGGCCTGCCAAAATGGTTTCCTGTACAGCAATGGGATATGGCTTATGGCGATTTTTTTGGTTTGCATGTAAGGCTAAATGATGTGGAATGA